In Plasmodium sp. gorilla clade G2 genome assembly, chromosome: 5, one genomic interval encodes:
- a CDS encoding aspartate--tRNA ligase, putative, producing the protein MIYVVKYLFLIYYINTIFLKRVLFCYSYNLSHNFSLHNNSNFASYPRNKKRNKINKYHNIYYHKGDLHYENNIANNYINDSCFLNKYYYIYHKKKHKLNYFNSPILYDDECILKNPFNSFTTKEGIKNKNSYKHVNINVMRKKGMLYLTFNNKKNDNTIKNDSNYDVDQLDICNMEETNILPSTRWGHFSLFYGSSLNRDYYTYEDIIKYIQTNKKSFIKCINNNKNNDNNDKNNDDNNNNNDDNNDNNNNNSVDVTKETFIDKKCILIRGRIEKKKKQSKRIFLYVRLNNGIYLTCVYEKKIPTNKNNESIYPIDNMYTYIKNLKNESVIDIVGKIKLHGILYKHDVPYIESFLNQKTIEIVVEQIDCISESFYNPPISINDSDMNTDRMKMIIWGDNKIEDTDKAGHTKNNIIDKSGHTKNNIIDKADHTKNNIIDESGHTKNNIIVHYDHTANNINDHSYHTANNIIDHSDHTPKNNIDHSYHTPNNNLRVHHNNNFEEEKKINTNENMLKVENLCLNYRNAINHIILYIKSKIFQRFRDMLERDGHTEIFTPKFIKIKESEKKQSFDINENNYEEMDDNNIENNNSSENNIIENNNSSENNNINVQLTGSEGGCKCYKLEGQNIVLSQSPQLYKQMLINSDFDKIYEINYCYRNEKFHTSRHLNEFMSLDIERVIYDNYYEIIIYMYNILKNMNTYINNTFSNELNILSSFYNNNININNTYTASQFSDNPIVISFSEAQDILDKYYRNNKKDILLHQQNNMNNKNTYIYNKKHNKYIKILNEEEKKNMEEKIIFQSSQKDKLHNIYYYNKILKYYKINKQQDIFKYETYDMDKEYNKMNKYNDTYYQFLNTYNKDEFYRQLLLFFNNMYDKYDEDKKKLQENKANELKIQNEIINGQQDGVIFKCDESDNNKDAYIKTMYDFINIINKNNKNNKNKKNNINNNDNNNDNYDNYDDGNIFITEPLSYNNLKNKYILYDDFTNDELNYLYLFIKNNFHSDIFIIDQYPIFLRPYYTCSNMYDLRFSNSYDFIYKGMEIISGSQRINNLPILLFKTLKENKLISFSTYLHNQNNFYILNYLNNFKKLINKKSTIYKYFNSFQYASKPHGGLALGIERYLMTLLNINNIKNVTLSE; encoded by the coding sequence atgatatatgttgtgaaatatttatttctgatttactatataaatacaatatttttaaaaagagttttattttgttattcatataatttatcacataatttttctttacataataattcaaatttTGCCTCCTACccaagaaataaaaaaagaaacaaaataaataaatatcataatatttattatcataaggGTGATTTACATTATGAGAATAATATCgcgaataattatataaatgattcttgttttttaaataagtattattatatatatcataagaAGAaacataaattaaattattttaatagtcctattttatatgatgatgagtgtattttaaaaaatccttttaattcttttacaACAAAGGaaggaataaaaaataaaaacagtTACAAACATGTAAACATAAATGTTATGAGAAAAAAAGGTATGCTTTATTTAAcgtttaataataaaaaaaatgataacacTATTAAGAATGATAGTAATTATGATGTTGATCAATTGGATATATGCAACATGGaagaaacaaatatattaccTTCAACAAGATGGGGACacttttctcttttttatgGTTCATCTTTAAATAGAGATTATTATACTTATGaggatattataaaatatatacaaacaaataaaaagagCTTCATAAAGTgtataaacaataataaaaataatgataataatgataaaaataatgatgacaataataataataatgatgacaataatgacaataataataataacagtgTAGATGTAACAAAAGAAACATTTATTGATAAAAAATGCATACTTATTAGAGGTCgcatagaaaaaaaaaaaaaacaatccAAACGGATTTTCTTATATGTAAGATTAAATAATGGAATCTACTTAACATgtgtatatgaaaaaaaaattccaacaaataaaaataatgaatctATATATCCAATAGATAATATGTATACCtatataaagaatttaaaaaatgaaagtgTTATAGATATTGtaggaaaaattaaattacatggaattttatataaacacGACGTACCATATATAGAAAGCTTTCTTAATCAAAAAACTATCGAAATTGTAGTAGAACAAATAGATTGTATTTCAGAATCGTTTTATAATCCTCCAATTAGTATAAATGATAGTGATATGAACACAGACAGGATGAAAATGATTATATGGGGGGATAATAAAATTGAAGATACTGATAAAGCAGGTCAtactaaaaataatattattgataaaTCGGGTCAtactaaaaataatattattgataaaGCGGATCAtactaaaaataatattattgatgAATCGGGTCAtactaaaaataatattattgttcatTATGATCATACtgcaaataatattaatgaccATTCTTATCATACtgcaaataatattattgatcACTCTGATCATACtccaaaaaataatattgatcaCTCTTATCATACTCCAAATAACAATTTACGTGTCCAtcacaataataattttgaagaagaaaaaaaaataaatacaaacgAAAACATGCTGAAAGTAGAAAATTTATGCCTAAATTATAGAAATGcaataaatcatataattttatatattaaaagtaaaatattCCAAAGATTTAGAGACATGTTAGAAAGGGATGGACATACAGAAATATTCACAccaaaatttataaaaattaaagaatctgaaaaaaaacaatcttttgatataaatgaaaataattatgaagaaatggatgataataatatagagaataataattcatcagaaaataatattatagagaataataattcatcagaaaataataatataaatgttcaATTAACAGGATCAGAAGGAGGTTGTAAATGTTATAAACTGGAAGGACAAAATATTGTTCTATCACAAAGTCcacaattatataaacagATGCTAATAAATTCTGATTTTGACAAAatttatgaaataaattattgttatagaaatgaaaaatttcATACTTCAAGACatttaaatgaatttatGTCTTTAGATATTGAAAGagtaatatatgataattactatgaaattattatatatatgtataatatcttaaaaaatatgaatacttatataaataataccttttcaaatgaattaaatattttatcatctttttataataataatattaatattaataatacatatacagCTAGCCAATTTTCAGATAATCCAATAGTCATTTCTTTTTCTGAAGCTCAAGATATATTAGATAAGtattatagaaataataaaaaagatatattattacatcaacaaaataatatgaataacaaaaatacatatatatataataagaaacataataaatatataaaaatattaaatgaggaagaaaaaaaaaatatggaggaaaaaattatatttcaatCATCTCAAAAGGATAAAttgcataatatatattattacaataaaatattaaaatattataaaataaataaacaacaagatatatttaaatatgaaaCTTATGATATGGacaaagaatataataaaatgaacaaatataatgatacatattatcaatttttaaatacttataataaagatgaaTTTTATAGacagttattattattttttaataacatgTATGATAAGTATGATGAGGACAAAAAGAAACTACAAGAAAATAAGGccaatgaattaaaaatacaaaatgagATAATAAATGGTCAACAAGATGGTGTAATTTTTAAATGTGATgaaagtgataataataaggatgcatatattaaaacgatgtatgattttataaacattataaataaaaataataaaaataataaaaataaaaaaaataatattaataataatgataataataatgataattatgataattatgatgatggtaatatattcattaccGAAcctttatcatataataatttaaaaaataaatatattttatatgacgATTTTACAAATGACGAAttaaattatctttatttatttataaaaaataatttccatagtgatatatttatcatagaTCAGTATCCAATATTTTTAAGACCATATTATACATGTAGCAATATGTATGATTTAAGATTTTCTAATAGTtatgattttatatataaaggtaTGGAAATAATATCTGGTAGTCAACGAATTAATAACTTACCaattttactttttaaaacattaaaagaaaataaactAATATCCTTCTCAACTTATCTtcataatcaaaataatttttatatattaaattaccttaataatttcaaaaaattaataaacaaaaaatcaacaatttataaatattttaattcttttcaGTATGCCTCAAAACCACATGGAGGATTGGCTCTAGGCATAGAAAGATATCTTATGACTCTCTTAAATAtcaacaatataaaaaatgttacCTTATccgaataa
- a CDS encoding ribose 5-phosphate epimerase, putative, translating into MDSLKKIVAYKAVDEYVQSNMTVGLGTGSTVFYVLERIDSLLKNGKLKDVVCIPTSIDTELKARKLGIPLTTLERYSKIDITIDGTDEIDLNLNLIKGRGGALVREKLVASSSALFIIIGDESKLCINGLGLTGAVPIEILTFGYEKIIENLLKIYTLKGCTYKMRKRNGEIFITDNKNYIVDFFFTEPIQDLLETCTRIKMTTGVVDHGIFVNMTNVALISKHDGTVLTLNKKYE; encoded by the exons ATGGacagtttaaaaaaaatagta gCATATAAAGCAGTAGACGAATATGTGCAATCTAATATGACGGTAGGACTGGGAACAGGTTCTACAGTTTTCTATGTACTTGAGCGTATTGAtagtttattaaaaaatggaaaattaAAAGACGTTGTATGTATACCCACAAGTATCGACACAGAATTGAAG gCGAGAAAACTGGGTATACCCTTGACCACATTAGAAAGATATTCAAAAATTGATATAACAATAGACGGAACAGATGAAATagatttaaatttaaatttaataaaaggaAGGGGAGGAGCCTTAGTTCGTGAGAAGCTTGTTGCATCTAGTTCTGCCCTTTTCATAATA ATTGGCGATGAGTCCAAATTATGTATCAATGGATTGGGATTGACAGGAGCTGTGCCTATAGAAATTCTTACATTTGGATATGAAAAAATCATAGAGAATTtgctaaaaatatatacactcAAAGgatgtacatataaaatgaGAAAGAGAAACGGAGAGATATTTATTACAgacaataaaaattatattgtagactttttttttactgAGCCTATACAAGATTTATTAGAAACATGTACAAGAATTAAAATG acTACTGGAGTTGTTGATCATGGTATTTTTGTTAATATGACAAATGTAGCTTTAATAAGTAAACACGATGGAACTGTATTGAcattaaacaaaaaatatgaataa
- a CDS encoding kinase, putative, with protein MDEKNNPDDEKKSEIIKKANNDIDKNNEEINEENNKSSNICIISSYNNETHIMKNEENDKYGNIIKYNIKDIPLRQNNYYIDKNIKPNNICNDIIINNVDVSEYIPKNDTSNVNMNHLSFSINTKKNDNINNNDSCYNYKTSDKYRSSLDRNNKNYCKQNCNILNISKENINEKYDVNKNDYISLVKHEEEEKIKNNVNTQNDYEFLYNMDNIKLTGTSVILTNENSKYIYKLIPFFKNGEAHFYTKVSEAYNDIYKKGKKKKTPLQDIEMDNNKNKNIHNIDDNNNIYYNCNYYNLCEYADMLFTMDYIYNLFLETQKKCIEDNSGKNIFFSLFNKRNNISIVHNKINNPSNVGLDVCNTYEEFNKLSFEEKYYHTILCEPIKKLYTSEKKNINIYNILNENNYNLKTCDCKKKCDELSSCNDKTVAVVKCCQNKIYEKFILSLLVKYKLIPQYFDLVQVAKCIQNEKNKINVKEDINIKMYTNVQPINQIKQKLNNTNNEDNINNINNINNTYNTNHQHNDVFIKLEKNSTTKNNPYEDIHSMNKIDYNKNKCISNNDQEIWKVYNEKCKNNHDINIHSSLKLEKLCHNIKSSNQQIIDLKLGYNTVIDNDLTFNKDLLNDSHSVDWNLKEYYVDKWSQMKKDIRKKFTTTNISDQHIIDLCSKDLNLPTCFDKYNNKDIYALLKSWRQSVTSFKSTQRNLGFRICTLIQHINYSDLLNDDQVKIQYSQFAQNNCLFEKNNILNTQTNTLKKYSELNKIEIKDCYDHVTKKLKINRHLGFSLREDQVIYFLSIFLKKIVHLILPQLLNLKIWLEQQSLYSFCSTSLLIIYDKNKPSFCDIKWIDFTYSLENKSNLKLYPLNNTKLNMDIIYGLNNLIKLCRTIFFSNIIPQTVKNNGKSKREE; from the coding sequence atggatgaaaagaataatccagatgatgaaaaaaaaagtgaaattataaaaaaagcaaataatgatatagataaaaataatgaagaaataaatgaagAGAACAATAAAAGCTCAAATATATGCATCATaagttcatataataatgaaacacATATTATGaagaatgaagaaaatgataaatatggaaatataataaaatataatataaaggaCATACCATTGagacaaaataattattatattgataaaaatataaaacctAACAACATAtgtaatgatataataattaataatgttGATGTATCTGAATATATACCTAAAAATGACACATCGAATGTTAATATGAATCATTTATCTTTCtcaataaatacaaaaaaaaatgataatataaataataatgatagttgttataattataaaacaaGTGATAAATACAGGTCGTCACTAGAtaggaataataaaaattattgtaaacaaaattgtaatattttaaatatttctaaagagaatataaatgaaaaatatgatgtAAATAAGAACGATTATATATCCCTTGTCAAACATGAGGAGGaggaaaagataaaaaataatgtgaATACACAAAATGATTATGAATTTTTATACaatatggataatataaaattaacagGAACATCTGTTATATTAACAAATGaaaattcaaaatatatttataagttaattcctttttttaaaaatggaGAAGCACATTTTTATACAAAAGTGTCTGAAGCATacaatgatatatataaaaagggaaaaaaaaaaaaaacacctTTACAGGATATTGAAatggataataataaaaataaaaatattcataatattgatgataataataatatatattataattgcaattattataatttgtgTGAATATGCAGATATGCTTTTTACAatggattatatatataacctttTTCTtgaaacacaaaaaaaatgtatagaAGATAATAGTggcaaaaatatatttttctctttatttaataagagaaataatatatccattgtacataataaaataaacaatcCATCGAATGTTGGATTAGATGTATGTAATACATATGAAGagtttaataaattatcatttgAAGAAAAGTATTATCATACAATTTTGTGTGAacctataaaaaaattatatacatcagaaaaaaaaaacataaatatttataatatattaaatgaaaataattataatttaaaaacatgtgattgtaaaaaaaaatgtgatgAATTATCATCATGTAATGATAAAACAGTGGCTGTAGTTAAGTGTTgtcaaaataaaatttatgaaaaattcatattatctCTTCtagttaaatataaattaattccTCAATATTTTGATTTGGTTCAGGTAGCTAAATGtatacaaaatgaaaaaaataaaataaatgtaaaagaagatataaatattaaaatgtatacaAATGTACAACCAATTAATCaaattaaacaaaaattaaataatacaaataatgaagataatataaataatataaataatataaataatacatataatacaaatCATCAACATAATGATGTATTTATTAAACTTGAAAAAAATAGTACAACCAAAAATAATCCTTATGAAGATATTCATTCAATGAACAAAattgattataataaaaataaatgcaTATCAAATAATGATCAGGAAATATGGAAAGTGTACAatgaaaaatgtaaaaataatcatGATATTAATATTCATTCATCTCTTAAGTTAGAGAAATTATGCCATAATATTAAATCTTCTAATCAACAAATAATAGATTTAAAACTTGGTTATAATACAGTAATTGATAATGATCTAACATTTAATAaagatttattaaatgatagtCATTCTGTAGATTGgaatttaaaagaatattatgtAGATAAATGGTCGcaaatgaaaaaagatataagaAAGAAATTTACAACGACCAATATTAGTGATCAACATATTATAGATTTGTGTTCAAAAGATTTAAATTTACCAACATgttttgataaatataataataaggataTTTATGCCTTATTAAAATCCTGGAGACAAAGTGTTACATCTTTTAAATCAACACAAAGAAATTTAGGATTTAGAATATGTACATTAAtacaacatataaattattcagACCTATTAAATGATGATCAAGTAAAAATACAGTATTCACAATTTGCCCAAAATAATTGTTTAttcgaaaaaaataatatattaaatactcAAACAAATacattgaaaaaatattcagaattaaacaaaatagaaataaaagatTGTTATGATCATGTAacgaaaaaattaaaaattaatagacACCTTGGTTTTTCTTTACGTGAAGATCaagttatatatttcttatcaatttttttaaaaaaaattgtacatttaattttaccacaattattaaatttaaaaatatggttAGAACAACAatctttatattctttttgttcaacatcattattaataatatatgataaaaataaaccatCCTTCTGTGATATTAAATGGATTGATTTTACATATTCTTTAGAAAACAAGTCCAATTTGAAGCTATACcctttaaataatacaaaactTAATATGGACATTATTTATggattaaataatttaattaaattgtGTAGAACTATATTTTTTAGTAATATTATACCCCAAACTGTTAAAAATAATGGCAAAAGTAAAAGGGAAGAATGA
- a CDS encoding RNA-binding protein, putative, whose amino-acid sequence MSLKRFFNFLDDDNKTKKKINTNKNEVDDDKIINDETKYKEEDEQEKGEHEKEAELQKEEKKGGKRRGRKKQTDDKKNDHNDESENHKIDQESQPALNQIEEEKKDNDNKKKRGRKSKKDIDINKGDINKNDINKGDTNKDDINKGDTNNDDVKNNISNNKEKTDDDNNLNNNIKDKENNNEDNNLNNNIKDKENNSDDKNLNNNIKDKENNSEDNNLNNNIKDKENNNEDKNCKKIHSPNQILSNTPPPPIGNPPTGIQNISHNLPPVPPNLPPPPIPPTPPSPPAPPGQLHQSNYPSQYYNMYNNMSVENYMGYPYYYSQYYNVAPHQSTSISIDPNKDKQLNNNNNSNSNNNNNINNVVDGGRVKNDLLSTTNNYDKDINTDENNKNMSIYGNNISNYYMNNPINNYYNMYNYNYMTGMNNVNTINPMTYNYYYDGIGMYDNNKMVDENVFNYCSILDKSIELMKKSDKVKEILKTPARLQITQEELNKIEYTEGNEQYNIWFGKYVTDRYDKSVKGSSTPRFVAKYKCNPTKDSGYTKADKSYTSKQYFCIYFARGCCAYGHNCLYKHRIPNENDELEFEASVDIFGREKFNTFKDDMTGVGSFNNDCRTLFIGSIFINNINQVPIIEKILYEEFLPFGNIEYVRYIPNKNIAFIQFTNRVNAEFAKIAMSDQPIENYSTALTIKWAFEFKNQTHNVIQYYNNPYIYGNTNQVISSTWENYIMQQQYGNHPMYTNMNHMYNNTNIYPIDNNNINSNSNSALANASLSEHQKKINDRSANLNNSLNKIDQMFDIQN is encoded by the coding sequence atgagcTTGAAAAggttttttaattttctagacgatgataataaaacaaaaaagaaaattaacaCTAATAAGAATGAAGTCGATGAcgataaaataattaacgatgaaacaaaatataagGAGGAAGATGAACAAGAAAAAGGAGAACACGAGAAAGAAGCAGAATTGCAAAAGGAGGAAAAAAAAGGTGGAAAAAGAAGAGGtcgaaaaaaacaaacagatgacaaaaaaaatgatcatAATGATGAAAGTGAAAATCATAAAATTGATCAAGAATCTCAACCAGCATTAAACCAaatagaagaagaaaaaaaagataacgataataaaaaaaaaagaggaagaaaaagtaaaaaggatattgatataaataaaggtgatataaataagaatgatataaataaaggtGATACCAAtaaagatgatataaataaaggtGATACcaataatgatgatgtaaaaaataatatttcaaataataaagaaaaaacagATGATGATaacaatttaaataataatataaaggataaagaaaataataatgaagataacaatttaaataataatataaaggataaagaaaataatagtgatgataaaaatttaaataataatataaaggataaagaaaataatagtGAGGATaacaatttaaataataatataaaagataaagaaaataataatgaggataaaaattgtaaaaaaatCCATTCTCCTAATcaaatattatcaaatacACCTCCTCCACCTATTGGAAACCCTCCAACAggtatacaaaatatttcaCATAATTTGCCACCTGTGCCCCCAAATTTACCACCTCCTCCTATACCTCCTACACCTCCTTCTCCTCCTGCTCCTCCAGGACAACTACATCAATCAAATTATCCTTctcaatattataatatgtataataatatgagtgTTGAAAATTATATGGGGTATCCATACTACTATAGTCAATATTATAACGTGGCTCCTCATCAGAGCACTTCCATAAGCATCGATCCAAATAAAGATAAACaacttaataataataataatagtaatagtaataataataataatatcaataatgtGGTTGATGGTGGTAGGGTAAAAAACGATTTGTTGTCGACAACAAATAATTAcgataaagatataaatacagatgaaaataataagaatatgtcaatatatggaaataacatttcaaattattatatgaataatcctataaataattactataatatgtataattataattatatgactGGAATGAATAATGTAAATACTATAAATCCAAtgacatataattattattatgatggtATAGGTATGTATGACAATAACAAAATGGTAGATGAAAATGTTTTTAATTATTGTTCTATATTAGATAAAAGTATAgaattaatgaaaaaaagtgATAAGGTTAAAGAGATATTAAAAACACCAGCACGTTTACAAATAACACaagaagaattaaataaaatagaatatACAGAAGGTAatgaacaatataatatatggttTGGAAAATATGTAACTGATAGATATGATAAAAGTGTCAAGGGTAGTAGTACTCCAAGATTTGTagcaaaatataaatgtaatccAACAAAAGATTCAGGATATACCAAGGCAGATAAATCATATACAAGTAaacaatatttttgtatatattttgcaAGAGGATGTTGTGCATATGGTCATAActgtttatataaacatagaataccaaatgaaaatgatgaacTTGAATTTGAAGCTTCTGTAGATATTTTTGGTAGAGaaaaatttaatacatttaaaGATGATATGACAGGAGTAGGatcatttaataatgattgtagaacattatttataggaagtatatttattaataatataaatcaagTACCtattattgaaaaaattttatatgaagAATTTTTACCATTCGGAAATATAGAATATGTAAGATATATacctaataaaaatatagccTTTATTCAATTTACTAATAGAGTAAATGCTGAATTTGCTAAAATAGCTATGTCAGATCAACCTATAGAAAATTATTCAACAGCTTTAACTATAAAATGGGCATTTGAATTTAAAAACCAAACACATAATGTaatacaatattataataatccatatatatatggaaatacAAATCAAGTTATATCTTCAACATGGGAAAATTATATCATGCAACAACAATATGGTAATCATCCAATGTATACAAATATGAatcatatgtataataatacaaatatatatcccatagataataataatattaatagtaatagcaATAGTGCTCTTGCAAATGCCTCTTTATCTGAACACCAAAAGAAGATCAACGACAGATCAGCAAATTTGAATAACAGCTTAAATAAAATCGATCAAATGTTCGACATACAAAATTAa
- a CDS encoding rhomboid protease ROM9, which translates to MVWRRRNSFISPVPIRNFHFYFTKNLVEKSKDKKNLFDFIGNRKFNNYIFNNRENEKSKKNICNYYLNERTFCRYSEENIINKKKKKEKLYFMNKDERIGQINIFSLPSWLRLKYDILEIYMKKKNIYNIMMRKYLNNIDIYYNYLKNRYLKIYNIHNNNNNNNKYVFIKIKENIFSQLTKTFINVSIYKTFLLNNNILRRKLKWTDMKQYLNNIRFNYNKMNIFLFQKISSLYSKNKKTNIYINPNIIYYKNMFLFYYKTSPVTYTLILLHILVYLLWNIAQPSRNAYNYNYINNFNNNNNYRNNKNIYTNQLLLSTDTMYKYFSCSLKNLREKKFYTLVTNLISHNTIESFLLNTISLYYIGTALERIIQSKNFFITYLISGILSSYIQILYHKNNYNNIYVFGASGSVSSILTTYTFMYPSQNIYLYGILALPLALFSSLYFLNEIYCVLSNRQDNTGHIAHLTGMGLGFIYYYFFIKKGRLLR; encoded by the exons atGGTGTGGAGGAGAAGGAACAGTTTTATTTCTCCTGTCCCGATCAggaattttcatttttattttactaaAAATTTGGTAGAGAAatcaaaagataaaaaaaatctatTTGACTTTATAGGGAAcagaaaatttaataattatatatttaataatagagaaaatgaaaaaagtaaaaagaatatttgtaattattatttgaatgaAAGAACTTTTTGTAGATATtcagaagaaaatataattaacaaaaaaaagaaaaaagagaaaCTCTATTTTATGAATAAAGATGAAAGAATTggacaaataaatattttctcttTACCATCATGGTTAAGACTGAAATATGATAtcttagaaatatatatgaaaaaaaaaaatatttataatattatgatgagaaaatatttgaataatatagatatatattataattatttaaaaaatagatatttaaaaatatataacatacataataataataataataataataaatatgtatttataaaaattaaggaaaatatattttcccaGCTTACAAAGACTTTTATAAATGTAAGTATTTATAAAACTTTTTtactaaataataatattttaagaagaaaattaaaatggACAGATATGAAACAATATTTAAACAATATTcgatttaattataataaaatgaatatttttttatttcaaaaaatatcttctttatattctaaaaacaaaaaaacaaatatatatataaatccaaatataatatattataaaaatatgtttttattttattataaaacatCACCAGTAACATAtactttaattttattacatatacttgtatatttattgtgGAATATTGCACAGCCTTCAAGAAatgcatataattataattatataaataacttcaacaataataataattatagaaataataaaaatatatatacaaatcaattattattaagtaCAGATacaatgtataaatatttttcttgtagtttaaaaaatttaagagaaaaaaaattttatacacTAGTTACAAATCTAATAAGTCATAATACTATagaatcatttttattaaatacaatatctttatattatataggaACAGCTTTAGAAAGAATTATTCAATCTAAAAACTTTTTTATAACTTATTTAATAAGTGGGATTCtttcatcatatatacaaatattatatcataaaaataattataataatatttatgtttttggAGCTAGTGGTAGTGTAAGTTCAATACTAACAACATATACTTTTATGTACCCTTCTCAAAATATTTACTTATATGGAATATTAGCCCTACCACtg gcATTATTTTCAAGTTTATATTTCCTTAACGAAATATATTGTGTGCTTTCGAACAGACAAGATAACACTg gaCATATTGCTCACTTGACAGGCATGGGATTGGGTTTCATTTactattatttctttattaaaaaGGGAAGACTACTACGATAa